The Pelagovum sp. HNIBRBA483 sequence GACGATATTTATCACCCATGATCTGGACGAGGCCGTGCGTATTGGCGACCGCATCGCGATTATGCGTGACGGAAAATTGGTTCAGATGGGAACGCCTGAGGATATCGTCATGCATCCAGCCGACGATTACGTTGCCGACTTTGTGGCGGGCATATCGCGCTTAAAGGTCGTGCATGCCGGCGCCGTGATGCAGCCGATCGCGGACTACCTCGCGCAATCAGCGCCGATCCCCGCAAATGCGCCGCGGGTGGCCGGCAAAGAGACGCTGAGCAAGCTCATCAATTTGGCAATTGACGATGATGCCCCGATCCTCGTTCAGGACGAGGGCAAGGATGTCGGTGTTATCACCCGCGCTGATCTGTTGCGCACGGTTATTGAGGGGACGGAAGTATCATGACCGAGCAAACCGTTAATCCGCTGGACGATCCCAATAGTGAAGCTGCAATTAACTACGCAAAGGAAAGGCAGGAGAATATCCGCGCCTTTGTGGCGACAAGTGTGGTCTATTATATCGCGCAATTTGAAAAGATCGGCGCGTCGTCCCGCTTCACGCCGACATTCAATTTGATGGCGGGCCTTTTTGGTCCGATTTGGTTTGGTGCGCGGGGGTTATGGTCCTGGGCGCTGCCATTCTTGATCCTTGAAACGCTGGCATTTGTTCAGATTGCGCGCGGACTGTTCGGTGATCTTGCGGCCGATGCGATGGAGCGTATTGCCTCCATCGAAGGCACGCTTGAACTGCGCCGCCAGCAGCTCGCTGCGGCGATTGAGTCCGGGTCGGATCGGGTCGATGCCTTCCAACGTGCTGTTGACGGGTTGGAGGCCAATATCGGCGGGATCAGAGACGAGGCAGCCGCGCTTGCAGCTCAGGGTCCTTCGATTGCGTTTACCGGCTTGCTCATTCTTCTTTTGGCAAAAGCCGCGCAAGCGGTCGTCGCCAACTGGGCGCTGGAGGCGCGGTTTTCAGATTGGCTCTCTGATCGTTCTATCCGCTCTGGAATGGCCGTTTCACAGATTGCGTTCAGCGCGGCGTTCATGGCGCTGGTGGTCTTGGCGGCTATGGTTCACTACAGCCTGCCGGGACGTTTTGAATTACTGACAAACTTTCCGACGACCACCGGCATCCGGCTCACAAGCATCGAATGGGTTGAACGCTTCTTTGACTGGGCCGTGCTCAATGGGGATGCGCTGTTTGATGCGATTACATTCGTCATTCGGGCTGTGTTGGATGCTCTGGAGATTGTCTTTGTCAGCACGCCATGGATCGTCATCGCATCGCTTATAATCTTGCTCACATGGCTGACGGCTGGAGTGCGGATGGCGGTCTACTCGGGGGCGTTCCTCTCTTACATGGGGTTTTTGGGTTTTTGGGAAAAGGCGATGACGACGCTGGCGCTGTTGGGAACGGCAGCTTGTTTGTCGATCCTTATTGGCATCCCGCTTGGTATGTTTGCCGCCCGCCGTCCGCGGTTCTACTCATTCATTCAACCGATCATGGACTTCATGCAAACGATGCCAGCCTTCGTGTTCATGATCCCCGTCATCGCGTTTTTTGGCACGGGGAAACCAGCGGCCGTCGTCACAACGATGATCTTTGGCGGAACGCCGGTGGTGCGCCTGACCGTTCTAGGGCTGCGCGGTGTGCCCGAAAGCGTGCGGGAGGCGGCGATCTCGTTTGGGGCAAACAAATGGTACCTGCTGACCAAGGTAGACCTTCCGTTAGCAAGCCCGTCGATCCGCGCGGGTATCAACCAAACAATCATGCTCTCCCTCGCGATGGTTGTGGTCGCGTCGCTGATCGGTGCCAAGGGGTTGGGCGAGGACGTGCTTGAGGCGCTTCAATACGCCAATGTTGGCCAAGGCATCCTTGCAGGATTTGCAATTCTCTTCTGCGCGATGATCCTTGACCGGATCGTTCAGGGACAGCGCAAGTGACACCGCTTGTCCTTGTTCATGGGTTCATGGGCGGCGGAGCGCAGTGGGAAGGGCAAGTCAGCGCTTTTGCGGGGAAGCGCGACGTCATAGCGCTCGATCTGCCCGGCTTTGGTGCGAACAGCCACATGGAGCCAATCGACAGGATTGAAGGGTTTGCGCATTGGGTGGTTGATGCGCTGAACGGGCAGGGGCTCTCGCGCTTTCATCTGCTTGGTCACTCGATGGGCGGCATGATCGTGCAGGAAATCGCGCGGCTGGTGCCGGATCGGATCGAGAAACTGATCTTATACGCGACAGGCTCTGTTGGCGTTTTGCCGGGAAGGTTTGAAACCATTGCTGAAAGCAAGGCGCGTGCGCACAAGGATGGCGCGGCTGCGACCGCGCGCCGGATATCGGCGACCTGGTTCCTCGACTGGGAAGAAGCACCTGCATATGAAGGATGTGCTGCGATTGCTACTCGGGCCAGTGCAGGGGCTATTCAAGCAGGGCTGGATGCGATGGAAAAGTGGTCAGGGGCCGACAAACTGGACCGGATCAGCGCTCCTACGCTCGTGATTTGGGGTGATGGCGACCGGACTTACCCTTGGTCGCAGATCGAGCGATTATGGGCGCAGGTACCGTCCTGTAATCTGGCTGTCGTGCCGGAATGCGCACATGCGGTTCATCTGGAAAAGCCAGAATTATTCAACCAAATCGTCGATGATTTTCTGAGCTGAGTGGGTTTTAAGCAGAGCTTGGTTCTGCGGACGTTCTTATTGGCGAGGGTATCGGGGGCAACGGCCCCCGCACCATCTGTTTTCTATGCCAGAAGCGCGCGCGCATCCTCAGCCGTCAGCGGCGCTGGGCGCTCGCATGTTGTGCTCAGTTCAATCCACTTGCGGCTTTCTCCGGCCTCAAGAATGGATGTCATGACCTCCACCACATGGGTTGCAAGTTCCAAGCTGCACCGATGTGGGCGATCTTCGCTGAGAGCCGTTGCCATATCTGCAAGACCTGCACAGCGATAGTTGGCGCGGTCATTGTCGTTTGGCTCACTGAAGGCGTGGCCTCCGTGATCGCATTCCTGTGCGCTGCCGTCAGGCCCCACCAAGGCGACATCGCCGCCAAAGAAGTTCGGATCAGGAACATAGAGCGACCCCTCGCTGCCATAAAGCTCCATATTCGGGTGACGATGCGCCCACACATCCCAACTGGCGCTCAAAGTAATGACCGCTCCGTTTTGGAACTCGAGTATCGCATGGATGTTGGTTGGTGTTTCCACGGGGACCGTTTCGCCATTCCGCGGGCCATTGCCGATCGTGCGGGTCGCGAAGCTTGCCGTCGCGGCGGCTGTAACGGCTTTTACCGGCCCGATGAGTTGAACCAGATTTGTGATGTAATAGGGGCCCAAATCCAGAATTGGGCCGCCACCCTTTTGGAAGAAGAAATCCGGATTGGGGTGCCAAGCCTCCATCCCGTGCGACATTACATGGCACGTTCCACCAACGACGTCGCCAATTTTGCCTGCATCAAGCATCGCCCGCGCTGTCTGGTGCGCGCCGCCTAGGAAGGTATCTGGCGCAGAACCAACGCGAAGACCCTTCTGCGCCGCAAGGCTGCGCAACGCCTCGCCCTGCTCAAGCGACAGCACATAGGGTTTCTCGGAATAGGCGTGCTTTCCGGCTTCGAGAATTTGCCGCGTGACATCGAAATGTGCCGCCGGAACAGTGAGGTTCACGATGATGTCGATATCATCTGCTGCGAGCAACTCGTCCACCGAGCAAGCGCGCACACCAAACTTGGCGGCGCGCGTTTGCGCATTTGCCAAATTCAGGTCTGCGACAGCTCTGACCTCAAGCCCTTTGAACAGGGGCGCCAGACGCAGGTAGGCAGCAGAGATATTCCCGCATCCGATGATGCCGATGCCAGTCATTGAAGTCATCTTCTTTCCTTACAACTCGCGGATTGTCTCGATCGAACGTTTTGCGAAACGCATCAGATCGTTGGGGTTGTCATGCTCGGCAACCAAGAGATTGACGCCCTGTGCTTTCAGCGCCGCCATGATCGCAGGCCAGTCCATCGTGCCATGCCCGACATCGGCCCAGCCGTCCTCATCAGTGCAGGTGCCTTCTGCGGCAATGTCTTTGACATGCGCGGCCGTTATGCGCCCCTTGTAGCGCTCGATCCAAGCGAGCGGTTCCGCGCCGCCGCGCACGATCCATGCGATATCGGCTTCCCAATCTATGGAGGGGGCATGCTCGAGCAGCAGCTCCATCGCAATTTCACCGCCGGGTAAGGGCATGAATTCCCAATGATGATTGTGCCATCCAAACTTGAAGCCAGCGTCGTTGACTCGTTTGCCAGCCTCTTCCAGCCGCTTTGCAAGCGAGATCCACGCAGCGGCGTCACCGCCATTGCGGAGGTCGTCTTCCGGTGCGGGGCAGAAGACGGTTGTCATACCAAGGGTTTTCGCCGCCGCAATCGAGGTATCAAATCCGTCCTCAAAGCTGCTGATCGGGAAGAAGTGCCCCGATGGCATCGACAGGCCGTTCTCGTCGAGAAGGGCTTTCGTTGCGCTTGGGTCTTCGTAGACGCCGCCGAAGCCTTCAACCTGTGTATATCCGAGGCTGGCAATCGTCTTGTAGACGTCGCTCCAAGGCGTGAAATTGCGCGCAGAGTAGAGCTGGAAAGAGATATCCATTTGAGTTCCTGTCTTGGGGTCCGCTGAGCTTTAGAGGCGCAGTTCGGAAGTTTTGCCAAAAAGGGAAGCCTTGGAGGGGTCAAGCCCCAAGGTGAGGTGATCGCCGACCTTGACCCGTGCTTGCCCGTCCATGCGGGCGCGGAAATGATGGTCTGCAACGACCACATCGATGAGCGTGTCAGACCCGGTAGGTTCCACCAGATCTACAGTTGCTTCGACCTGGTAGGGGGCCTTGGCGGCCAGTTCACCTGTAATGACGTGTTCGGGGCGTATGCCGATTGTGGCTGGCCCTTCCGGTTGTACGCCGCCATTGAAGCTGTAGCCGTCGAGGGGGATGCGGAGATCGCCTGTTTCGAAATGGCCGGCACGAATGGTTCCTTCGAGGAAATTCATCGAGGGCGAGCCGATGAAGTCGGCGACGTAGCGATTGAGCGGTCGGTTATAGATTTCATCTGGCGACGCCAGTTGCATGATCTGACCGCCTTTCATGATTGCGATCCTGTCGGCCAAAGTCATCGCCTCGATCTGGTCATGGGTGACATAGATCATCGTGTTTCCAAGGCTGTGGTGCAGGCGCTTGATCTCGACCCTGAGATCGGCGCGCAGCTTGGCATCGAGGTTCGAGAGTGGTTCGTCGAACAAAAAGACGTCAACATCCCGCACAAGCGCCCGGCCGATGGCAACGCGCTGGCGCTGGCCGCCGGAAAGCGCTGCCGGCTTACGCTTTAGGAGCGGTTCGATCTGGAGGATTTCGGCAGCCCGTTTGACCCGCGCGGCGATTTCCTGCTTTGGCATCTTGGCGTTTTTCAGGCCAAAGGTCAGGTTCCCCTCAACCGTCATCTGCGGGTACAGCGCATAGGATTGGAAAACCATGCCAATACCGCGTTCGGAGGGTTCGGCCCAAGTCACGTTCTTGCCGTTGATGTGAATTTGGCCGTCGGTGACATCGAGCAGGCCAGCGATACAGTTCAGCAAGGTTGATTTTCCGCACCCTGACGAGCCGAGCAGCACGAGAAACTCGCCCTGGGCGATTTCAAGGTTCAAGTCTTCCAGAACCTTCACAGCTCCGAAATGCAGATCGAGATTTTTGATTTCGACGGAATTGGTCATGTCTTAGCCTTTCACGGCACCGGCGGCGATGCCGCGCACAAAGAGTTTGCCGGATACGAAATAGATGGTGAGCGGAACGAGAGCGGTGATGATCGTCGCCGCCATGTTGACGTTATATTCCTTCACCCCTTGCGTGGTGTTGACGATGTTATTGAGGGCAACGGTCATCGGATAGGCTTCGGGACCAGTGTAAACGACGCCGAAGAGGAAATCGTTCCAGATACCCGTGACCTGAAGGATCACCGCGACGGTGAAAATCGGCAATGACATTGGCAAGAGCACGCGGAAGTAGATTCCCCAAAAGCCCGCGCCATCGACACGCGCCGCTTTAAACAGTTCCTCGGGCAACGAGGTGAAATAGTTCCGGAACAGAAGTGTCAGGATCGGCATGCCAAAGATCGTATGCACGATGACAAGGCCGCTGAGATCACCGTAAAGCCCAAGCTCCCTCAGCATGATGACGATTGGGTAGAGCATCACCTGATAGGGAATGAAGGCTCCAAAGATGAGGATGGTGAAAAAGACATTCGCCCCCTTGAAGCGCCAGTTAGCGAGGGCATAGCCGTTCACGCTGGCGATGATGATCGAAAGGATGACAGAAGGCACGGTGATCTGAACCGAGTTCCAGAAGTAGGAACTAAGGCCATTACAGTTCAATCCAGTGCAGGCTTCGCCCCAAGCCTTAACCCATGGCTCGAACGTTACCTCGACGGGGGGCGAGAAGATGTTGCCCAACCGGATTTCCGGCAGTCCCTTCAGCGACGTGACGATCATCACATAGAGCGGGATCGCATAATAGATCGTCACCAGCAGCAGCGTGCCGTAGAGAAATATATTGCGACGGGAGAAGGCGCGGCGCGGTTTTGCACCACGGGGGCCTTCGAGAACGGCTTTGTGCAGATTAGCCATGTTTCTTCTTGCCTCCGAATTCGAGCATCGCCCAAGGGATAACGACAAGCGCCACCGTCACCAGCATCATGGTCGATGCGGCAAAGCCTTGGCCGAGGTTATTGTTCCGGAACATCATGTCGTAGACGTATTTCGCGGGAACTTCTGTCGCGATACCGGGGCCGCCACCCGTTTGGGCGACGATCAGGTCGAACACCTTGACGATTCCGGTCACGACCAGAACGAGCGTGGTGATGAACACCGGGCGCATCATCGGGATCACGATAAAAATATAGGTCTTCCAAGCGGGGATACCGTCAACGCGCGAGGCTTTCCAAACCTCTTGGTCGATCCCGCGCAGGCCTGCGAGCATCAGAACCATCACCAAGCCGCTGCCTTGCCACAGCCCTGCGATCAGAACCCCGAAAATCGCGATATCGGCGTTGTAGAGAGGGTTGAAAGTGAAGCTTTCCCATCCGGCGTTCTGGACGATTTTCTCAATGCCAAACTCGGGGTTGAGAATCCACTGCCAGACCAGTCCGGTGACTACGAAACTCATGGCATAAGGGTAGAGGATCACCGTGCGAACAGTGTTTTCGAAACGAATTTTCTGATCAAGGAGGGCTGCAAGAATAAAGCCGATGATGAATACCAAAATCAGCATCGAAAACCCGTAAATCGCCAGATTTTCAATCGAAATGAGCCATTTCTTGGTGCCCCATAGGCGCTCGTATTGATCGAGCCCGACCCATTTCATGCGGGGTAGAAGGCCCGACTTGGTGAAGCTGTAGACAATTGTCCAGGCGGTGCCTCCGACGAATACGAAAAGCGCCGTGACGATCATCGGAATTGCCGAGATCTTGGCGTTCATATTTCGGAATAGCTGGTTTGGCCGTTGTGCCGCCATCGTGCTCCCCTCTCCCGCAGTTTGGTTGCACGGGCCTGCGCGTGTGCAGGCCCGTGCGCGTTGCGTGATTATTCAGCGTCGGCGATGATTTCCGCAAACTCTGCCTGAGCATCCGCTGCCGAGATCGAACCGTCAGCGAAGAACTCAGTGAACAGCGTATTGATCTGGTTCACCGTATCCGGCGTGATCAGCATCGTCGGATCAGGCAGGAGCGCGCCATCGGCGAGCAGGGCCAGACCCTTCTGCATGCAGTCGTTCGCGGCGGAGAGGTCGATATCACCGCGGACGGGAAGCGATCCTTTGGCAAGGTTGAACGACACCTGTACATCCGGCTTCAGAAGCAGAGCCGCAAGCTCGGCCTGTGCCGCTGCTTGCTCTTCATCATCAAGCACGGGGAAGTAGAAGGCATCACCGCCGGTGGAGAGGCGTGGGTTTGTACCCAGACCTGGCAGACAGCTGTAGTCTTCGCCTGCGACGGAGCCAGCAACGGCAAATTCGCCCTGTGCCCAGTCACCCATGATCTGACCGCCAGCCTGACCGGTGATTACGAGGTTGGTCGCATCGTTCCAGTTTTGCACGGTCGAATTGGCGGACATGGAGCGTGCTGCATCAGCCGCCGCGAAAACGGAAGCCACCTCGGCGCCGCCAGCGACGTCTGCATCCTTGTCACCATAGACGGACAAGAAGATGTCGCTCGGCAGAAGGCTCGCCATCATCACGTTGAACGCGCCGGACTGTTGCCAACCTTCCTGACCCATCGCCATTGGGATCTTCCCTGCGGCTTCGAGCGCATCTGCAGAGTCTGCGAATTCTGCCCAGTTTGCTGGTACGTCGAGGCCCGCATCCGCAAACGCTTTGTGCGAAACCCAGAGCCACTGCCATGAGTGGATGTTGACCGGCGCGCAGTAAACGCGGCCATCGACCGTGCAAGATTCAAGCAGGGACGACGGGTTGACGAGGTCCAGCCAGCCTTCAGCTTCGGCAATATCGGTGATGTCGCGCAGTAAACCGGCTTCGATCAGCTCTTCAGCTTGGCGGCCATGGTTGAACTGGAAAGCCCCCATTGGATCGCCGCCGGTAATCCGGCTGATCATCACGGCGCGGGCATTTTCACCACCGGCGATAGCGGCATCCACCCATGTGTGGCCCGTTGCATCGAATGCCTTGGCGAATTCCGCCACAGCGGCAGCTTCGCCACCTGATGTCCACCAGTGCATAACTTCGAGTTCAGTTGCGTTCGCAATGGTGGCGCTAGCGCTAACAAGCGCGGTCGCGGTCAAAAGTTTCTTGGTTAGTTTCACGATTATACCTCCCTAGCTATATCGTTATAGAAATCACTACATCGTTTTAGATTTGCCTTGCAAGTAGTTTTTGAACCTGTTTCGATGAGATTGCGCAATATTCGTAAAAGCGAATGAGTCGTGCTCCCGTGCGGGCTTGAAACGAAGGTGAAAATAGCCGAAGCCAAGCTATGTGGGGCATATAAACAAGGACGAAGACGTGCCTGAAGAGTTGAAAACGCCTGCCGGAATGTCGGCGCGAGATCTGCTGGAGCCGGGTGAAAAACCGACGCTCAAGACCCTTTCGCGGCTAAGCGGCATGGCGGTGCCAACCGTCTCGCGGGCGCTGAAAGACGCGCCGGATATCAGTGACGCGACCAAAGAGAAAGTCCGGCGAATCGCGGCAGAGGTTGGTTATGTGCCGAACCGCGCCGGCGTCCGCCTGAGAACGGGCAAAACAAATGTCATTGCGCTGGTGCTTGGCTTGGACCGTCACATGATGACACACACCTCGGACCTGATCCGTTCAGTTTCTGAGGGCTTGGTGGGCACACCGTACCACCTGATTGTCATGCCGCGTCTATCAGACAAGCAACCGCTCGAGCGCATTCGCTACATCGTCGAAACCGGCTCAGCTGACGGTGTCATAATGAACCAGACAAGCGAAAACGATCCGCGCGCGGCGTTCATGATGGAGCGTCAATTTCCGTTCGCGACGCATGGCCGGACCTCATTGGAAACGCCCCATGCATTTTATGACTTTGATAACTGGGCATTTGCACGTCAGGCATTGCAGAAACTCGCGTCGCGCGGGCGCAGGAAGGTTCTGACGATCCTGCCGCCATCGGATCACTTCTACAGTCAGGACACGCTGAGCGGCCTGAAAGAAGGGGCGGTGCAAACGGGCATAGAGCTCCGCTTCAACGAAAAGGTCGATAGTGACTCGGATATCGAGTTGATCGAGCAGCACATCCTTGAGCGGCTCAAAGATGAGCCGGAGATTGACGCAATCATCGGCTCCTCAACCGCAGCCGTGATGGCCGCTGTCAACGCAGCGGAAGCGATGGGCCGGACCATCGGCAGCGATACGGATGTGGTTGGCCGTGACTCGATCCGCTTCCTCAAGCAGTTCCGAAAAGAGGTCATTGCGGTGCATGAGGATGTCACGAAGGCGGGCCATTTCCTTGCTGGCGCGATATTGAGCGCCATTGCGGACCCTGAAGCGCCGCCGCTTCAAGGAATGGATATTCCGCAAGGCGAATTTCTTTAATTTTCGACAAAGTGGAGGGTCGAATGCCATCACAAATCAAGGGTCCAGCGCTGTTCTTGGCGCAATTTGCGGGGGATGAGGCCCCGTTCAACACGCTGGGCGGGATCGCGAAATGGGCGGCCGATCTGGGCTACAAGGGGGTGCAAATTCCCTCGTTCGACGCGCGGCTTTTCGATCTCGATAAAGCAGCCGAAAGCCAGGATTATTGTGACGAGGTGAAAGGAATTTGCGCCGAGGCGGGTGTCGAGATCACCGAGCTTTCGACCCATCTGCAGGGGCAACTCGTCGCGGTAAACCCAGCATATGATACGGCTTTTGACGCATTTGCACCGGCGAGCGTTCATAGAAACCCGAAAGCACGGCAGGCATGGGCCGTGGAGCAGGTCAAGAAAGCGGCCAATGCATCGCGGCGCCTTGGCCTTGATCATACGGTGAGCTTTTCCGGCTCACTTGCCTTTCCTTATCTTTATCCGTGGCCGCAACGCCCTGATGGCCTGATTGGGGAAGCCTTCGCCGAGCTTGCCCGCCGCTGGCTGCCGATCTTTGATCGCTACGCGGACTTGGGCGTCGATATCGGTTTTGAGTTGCATCCCGGCGAGGATCTCTTTGACGGGGCAACGTGGGAGATGTTTCTTGATCGTGTGAAGGGCCATAAAGCGGCGATGATCAACTATGATCCGTCGCATTTCCTGCTTCAGCAGATGGACTATCTGGCTTTTATCGACCTCTACCATGACAGGATCAACGCCTTTCATGTGAAGGACGCAGAGTTCAATCCTGATGGTCGTCAGGGGGTCTATTCCGGCTATCAGCCTTGGGCGCAGCGGGCAGGGCGGTTCCGTTCCTTGGGAGATGGGCAGGTCGATTTTGCCGCGATCTTTTCTAAGCTGACACAATATGGTTATGACAGTTGGGCGGTTCTCGAATGGGAGTGCTGCGTGAAATCGGCAGAGCAGGGGGCCGCAGAAGGCGCGCCCTTCATTGAAAGCCATCTGATCGAGCCGCCTGCGCGCGCATTTGACGATTTTGCAGGCGGCGAAAGGGATGAGGCGCAAATCAAAAGGATGCTTGGACTATGACGAGGCTCAAACTAGGCATGGTTGGCGGCGGGCAGGGGGCCTTTATCGGAGGTGTTCACCGGATTGCCGCGCGCCTTGATGGCAAGTGGGACTTGGTGGCAGGCGCTTTGTCGTCGGATCCCGACCGCGCCGCGGCCAGCGCCGTGGAGTTGGGCATCGCGCCCGAGCGGTCCTATGCGTTATACGAGGAGATGGCGCAGGCTGAGGCCGCCCGGCCCGACGGTATTGATGCGGTTGCCATCGTGACGCCGAACCATGTGCATGCGGGACCGGCGGTCGCGTTCCTGAACGCAGGTATCAATGTTATTTGCGACAAACCGCTTGCCGCCACCGCAGAGCAGGCCGCAGCGATCCGTGCGGCGGCGGAGGCCTCCAAGGCGCGTTTCTTCCTGACCCACAATTACACCGGCTATCCGCTTATGCGGCAGGCGCGGGCGATGATCGCGCGGGGCGCGTTGGGGCGGCTGCGGGTCATTCAGGCAGAGTATGCGCAAGATTGGCTGGCTGAAGAGACATCGAACAAACAGGCGGACTGGCGGACCGACCCCGCGCAATCCGGTGCCGGTGCAATTGGTGATATCGGCACACATGCATTTAATCTTCTGTCATTTGTCTCGGGTCTGGAGGCGGAAGCGCTGATGGCGGAGCTGCATTCTTTCGTTGATGGCCGCCGCGTGGATGACAATGCCCATATCATGCTGCGCATGGCAGGTGGCGCACGCGGCATGCTCTGGGCCAGTCAGGTCGCCGTCGGCAATGAAAACGCCCTGCGCCTGCGGATCTTTGGTGATAAGGGCGGCATCGAATGGGCGCAGGAAAATCCCAACGTGATGACCGTGACCCGTTTTGGTGAGCCTAAGCAGATCATCACCCGCGGCGGGGCCGGTCTGGGGGAGGGAGCGGCTGACGGAACCCGCATCCCGCCCGGGCATCCGGAGGGCTATCTGGAAGGGTTTGCCAATCTCTACAGTGATGCGGCCGATGTGATCGCGGGGGGCAGTGACGGCGCGTATCTGCCCGGACTCCGCGAAGGGCTGGACGGCATGTGGTTTATCGCGGCCTGTCAGCAAAGCTCGGCGCAAGGCGGTGTGTGGGTGGCGCGGTAGGGGGCGCTAACCCGTCGCGCGGACGTGATTGTTTGCGACCTGAACGCGGGTTTGTTGGCCCATCAGGTCAAGAAGCACCCAGACACGCAGATCCGGCGTGATCGTCTCGACGGTTGCGACGAAATTGGCAAATGGGCCGGAAAGGATTTCGACAGCGCTACCGGCTGTCAGCACCGGCGCCGGCTGCAAAACACCGTCTGCATCGCAGCGGGCTGCGAGGTCATCAATCAGTGCCGATGGCACTGCGCGTGGCCGCTGATCAAAGCTCACCAATCGGCTCACCCCCGAAGTTGCGTTTATTTTCCGCCACGGCGCGGATGCCGGGTCGAAGCCGACGAAGAGATATCCGGGAAAGAGGGGGCGAAGCGCCTCGACGAAACGCCCGGATTGGCGGCGGGTGACCCGATGCTGCGGCA is a genomic window containing:
- a CDS encoding alpha/beta fold hydrolase codes for the protein MTPLVLVHGFMGGGAQWEGQVSAFAGKRDVIALDLPGFGANSHMEPIDRIEGFAHWVVDALNGQGLSRFHLLGHSMGGMIVQEIARLVPDRIEKLILYATGSVGVLPGRFETIAESKARAHKDGAAATARRISATWFLDWEEAPAYEGCAAIATRASAGAIQAGLDAMEKWSGADKLDRISAPTLVIWGDGDRTYPWSQIERLWAQVPSCNLAVVPECAHAVHLEKPELFNQIVDDFLS
- a CDS encoding ABC transporter permease subunit — protein: MTEQTVNPLDDPNSEAAINYAKERQENIRAFVATSVVYYIAQFEKIGASSRFTPTFNLMAGLFGPIWFGARGLWSWALPFLILETLAFVQIARGLFGDLAADAMERIASIEGTLELRRQQLAAAIESGSDRVDAFQRAVDGLEANIGGIRDEAAALAAQGPSIAFTGLLILLLAKAAQAVVANWALEARFSDWLSDRSIRSGMAVSQIAFSAAFMALVVLAAMVHYSLPGRFELLTNFPTTTGIRLTSIEWVERFFDWAVLNGDALFDAITFVIRAVLDALEIVFVSTPWIVIASLIILLTWLTAGVRMAVYSGAFLSYMGFLGFWEKAMTTLALLGTAACLSILIGIPLGMFAARRPRFYSFIQPIMDFMQTMPAFVFMIPVIAFFGTGKPAAVVTTMIFGGTPVVRLTVLGLRGVPESVREAAISFGANKWYLLTKVDLPLASPSIRAGINQTIMLSLAMVVVASLIGAKGLGEDVLEALQYANVGQGILAGFAILFCAMILDRIVQGQRK
- a CDS encoding carbohydrate ABC transporter permease, producing MANLHKAVLEGPRGAKPRRAFSRRNIFLYGTLLLVTIYYAIPLYVMIVTSLKGLPEIRLGNIFSPPVEVTFEPWVKAWGEACTGLNCNGLSSYFWNSVQITVPSVILSIIIASVNGYALANWRFKGANVFFTILIFGAFIPYQVMLYPIVIMLRELGLYGDLSGLVIVHTIFGMPILTLLFRNYFTSLPEELFKAARVDGAGFWGIYFRVLLPMSLPIFTVAVILQVTGIWNDFLFGVVYTGPEAYPMTVALNNIVNTTQGVKEYNVNMAATIITALVPLTIYFVSGKLFVRGIAAGAVKG
- a CDS encoding Gfo/Idh/MocA family protein, with the translated sequence MTSMTGIGIIGCGNISAAYLRLAPLFKGLEVRAVADLNLANAQTRAAKFGVRACSVDELLAADDIDIIVNLTVPAAHFDVTRQILEAGKHAYSEKPYVLSLEQGEALRSLAAQKGLRVGSAPDTFLGGAHQTARAMLDAGKIGDVVGGTCHVMSHGMEAWHPNPDFFFQKGGGPILDLGPYYITNLVQLIGPVKAVTAAATASFATRTIGNGPRNGETVPVETPTNIHAILEFQNGAVITLSASWDVWAHRHPNMELYGSEGSLYVPDPNFFGGDVALVGPDGSAQECDHGGHAFSEPNDNDRANYRCAGLADMATALSEDRPHRCSLELATHVVEVMTSILEAGESRKWIELSTTCERPAPLTAEDARALLA
- a CDS encoding ABC transporter substrate-binding protein encodes the protein MKLTKKLLTATALVSASATIANATELEVMHWWTSGGEAAAVAEFAKAFDATGHTWVDAAIAGGENARAVMISRITGGDPMGAFQFNHGRQAEELIEAGLLRDITDIAEAEGWLDLVNPSSLLESCTVDGRVYCAPVNIHSWQWLWVSHKAFADAGLDVPANWAEFADSADALEAAGKIPMAMGQEGWQQSGAFNVMMASLLPSDIFLSVYGDKDADVAGGAEVASVFAAADAARSMSANSTVQNWNDATNLVITGQAGGQIMGDWAQGEFAVAGSVAGEDYSCLPGLGTNPRLSTGGDAFYFPVLDDEEQAAAQAELAALLLKPDVQVSFNLAKGSLPVRGDIDLSAANDCMQKGLALLADGALLPDPTMLITPDTVNQINTLFTEFFADGSISAADAQAEFAEIIADAE
- a CDS encoding sugar phosphate isomerase/epimerase family protein, producing the protein MDISFQLYSARNFTPWSDVYKTIASLGYTQVEGFGGVYEDPSATKALLDENGLSMPSGHFFPISSFEDGFDTSIAAAKTLGMTTVFCPAPEDDLRNGGDAAAWISLAKRLEEAGKRVNDAGFKFGWHNHHWEFMPLPGGEIAMELLLEHAPSIDWEADIAWIVRGGAEPLAWIERYKGRITAAHVKDIAAEGTCTDEDGWADVGHGTMDWPAIMAALKAQGVNLLVAEHDNPNDLMRFAKRSIETIREL
- a CDS encoding carbohydrate ABC transporter permease; protein product: MAAQRPNQLFRNMNAKISAIPMIVTALFVFVGGTAWTIVYSFTKSGLLPRMKWVGLDQYERLWGTKKWLISIENLAIYGFSMLILVFIIGFILAALLDQKIRFENTVRTVILYPYAMSFVVTGLVWQWILNPEFGIEKIVQNAGWESFTFNPLYNADIAIFGVLIAGLWQGSGLVMVLMLAGLRGIDQEVWKASRVDGIPAWKTYIFIVIPMMRPVFITTLVLVVTGIVKVFDLIVAQTGGGPGIATEVPAKYVYDMMFRNNNLGQGFAASTMMLVTVALVVIPWAMLEFGGKKKHG
- a CDS encoding ABC transporter ATP-binding protein, translated to MTNSVEIKNLDLHFGAVKVLEDLNLEIAQGEFLVLLGSSGCGKSTLLNCIAGLLDVTDGQIHINGKNVTWAEPSERGIGMVFQSYALYPQMTVEGNLTFGLKNAKMPKQEIAARVKRAAEILQIEPLLKRKPAALSGGQRQRVAIGRALVRDVDVFLFDEPLSNLDAKLRADLRVEIKRLHHSLGNTMIYVTHDQIEAMTLADRIAIMKGGQIMQLASPDEIYNRPLNRYVADFIGSPSMNFLEGTIRAGHFETGDLRIPLDGYSFNGGVQPEGPATIGIRPEHVITGELAAKAPYQVEATVDLVEPTGSDTLIDVVVADHHFRARMDGQARVKVGDHLTLGLDPSKASLFGKTSELRL